A single genomic interval of Drosophila virilis strain 15010-1051.87 chromosome 2, Dvir_AGI_RSII-ME, whole genome shotgun sequence harbors:
- the Dsk gene encoding drosulfakinins, giving the protein MLPNWSPKWYSSALTLAVLTAYLLLTVPAPSQAEGMDSVKEELQMRDMEPKLEDNGALNSNREGPALTRFSSSNRRNQRSIGLGSKYFPVTRSKYPIELELLVTNEEAERPKRFDDYGHMRFGKRGGDDQFDDYGHMRFGR; this is encoded by the coding sequence ATGTTGCCCAACTGGAGCCCCAAATGGTATTCAAGCGCTCTAACTCTGGCTGTGCTTACGGCATACTTGCTTCTTACTGTTCCGGCACCATCGCAAGCGGAGGGCATGGACTCCGTTAAGGAGGAACTGCAGATGCGCGACATGGAACCCAAGCTAGAGGATAATGGTGCACTCAATAGCAATAGAGAAGGCCCAGCCCTGACAcgcttcagcagcagcaacagacggAATCAAAGATCCATAGGCCTTGGGTCCAAGTACTTTCCCGTTACTCGCTCGAAGTATCCCATCGAGTTGGAGCTGCTGGTGACCAACGAAGAGGCCGAGCGCCCAAAGCGATTCGATGACTACGGTCACATGAGATTTGGGAAACGGGGCGGCGATGACCAGTTTGATGACTACGGCCATATGCGATTTGGACGCTAA